One genomic segment of Candidatus Marinimicrobia bacterium CG08_land_8_20_14_0_20_45_22 includes these proteins:
- a CDS encoding endonuclease codes for MFTVYILQSEEDFGYYIGYTEDLERRLSEHNGGKTRSLRHRLPMKVVYTEIYQTKKEAKAREVQIKSYKGGKAFQELIIPGSPRHRRD; via the coding sequence ATGTTTACGGTTTACATACTACAAAGCGAAGAAGATTTTGGCTATTACATTGGTTATACGGAGGACTTGGAGCGAAGACTTTCCGAACACAATGGTGGGAAAACACGATCATTACGTCATCGACTGCCGATGAAAGTGGTTTATACAGAAATTTACCAGACAAAAAAAGAAGCAAAAGCGCGTGAAGTACAGATTAAGTCTTACAAAGGCGGGAAAGCATTTCAGGAATTAATAATTCCGGGTTCGCCCCGCCATCGGCGGGATTAG